From a region of the Triticum aestivum cultivar Chinese Spring chromosome 7D, IWGSC CS RefSeq v2.1, whole genome shotgun sequence genome:
- the LOC123165369 gene encoding mitochondrial import receptor subunit TOM9-2 yields the protein MASSSAVSKRGDAGGVLSAISRSSVAAHGREAAAVAGKLLRSTGKAAWIAGTTFLVLVVPLIIEMDREQQMVDLDLQQQALLGSPPPLAK from the coding sequence ATGGCGTCGTCCTCTGCTGTGAGCAAGCGCGGCGACGCCGGCGGCGTCCTGTCTGCGATCTCGCGGTCCTCGGTGGCGGCGCACGGCCGCGAggccgcggcggtggcggggaAGCTGCTGCGGAGCACGGGGAAGGCGGCGTGGATCGCCGGGACGACCTTCCTGGTGCTGGTCGTGCCGCTCATCATCGAGATGGACCGCGAGCAGCAGATGGTCGACCTCGACCTGCAGCAGCAGGCTCTTctcggctcgccgccgcccctcgccaaaTAA